tagagagggagcgagagctagagagctacagagagagagctagagagctacagagagagagctagagagcgagcgagcgagctagagagggagcgagagagcgagcgagctagagagggagcgagagctagagagggagcgagagagctagagagggagcgagagctagagagctacagagagcgagctagagagggagcgagagctagagagctacagagagcgagctagagagggagcgagagctagagagggagcgagagagctagagagggagcgagagctagagagctacagagagcgagctagagagggagcgagagctagagagggagcgagagctagagagctagagagggagcgagagctagagagctacagagagcgagctagagagggagcgagagctagagagctacagagagcgagctagagagggagcgagagctagagagggagcgagagagctagagagggagcgagagctagagagctacagagagcgagctagagagggagcgagagctagagctagagagggagcgagagctagagagctacagagagcgagcgagctagagagggagcgagagctagagagggagcgagagctagagagggagcgagagctagagagggagcgagctagagagggagcgagctagagagggagcgagagctagagagctacagagagagagctagagagctacagagagagagctagagagcgagcgagcgagctagagagggagcgagagagcgagcgagctagagagggagcgagagctagagagggagcgagagagctagagagggagcgagagctagagagctacagagagcgagctagagagggagcgagagctagagagggagcgagagagctagagagggagcgagagctagagagctacagagagcgagctagagagggagcgagagctagagagggagcgagagagctagagagggagcgagagctagagctagagagggagcgagagctagagagctagagagggagcgagagctagagagctacagagagcgagctagagagggagcgagagctagagagctacagagagcgagctagagagggagcgagagctagagctagagagggagcgagagctagagagctacagagagcgagcgagctagagagggagcgagagctagagagctagagagcgagcgagctagagagggagcgagagctagagagggagcgagagctagagagggagctagagctagagagagagctagagagagagagctagagagggagcgagagctagagagcgagcgagctagagagggagcgagagctagagagggagcaagagctagagagggagctagagagagagctacagagagctagagagagagagagctagagagagagagctagagagggagcgagagctagagagagagagctagagagagctagagagcgagcgagctagagagggagcgagagctagagagagagctagagagagcgagctagagagggagcgagagctagagagctacagagagcgagctagagagggagcgagagctagagagggagcgagagagctagagagggagcgagagctagagagggagcgagagagctagagagggagcgagagctagagagctacagagagcgagctagagagcgagctagagagggagcgagagctagagagctacagagagcgagctagagagggagcgagctagagagggagcgagagctagagagctacagagagcgagctagagagggagcgagagctagagagggagcgagagcgagagctagagagggagcgagagctagagagggagcgagctacagagacagagagggggcgagagagctagagggagagagagagagctagagagctacagagagagagctagagagcgagcgagctacagagacagagagagggcgagagatctagagagagagagagagagctagagagagagagagctagagagcgagctacagagtgtgtgtgtaggagacctGTCTACATGCTATCCGGGGGCTGGTACAGGACTGGGTCAGTAGGAGTGTGTaccatacagtgtgtgtgtgtgtgtgtgtgtgtgtgtgtaggagacgTGTCTACATGCTATCCGGGGGCTGGTACAGGACTGGGTCAGTAGGAGTGTGTACCATACAGTGTGGCTGAACTGTAAAGCTGCATATGGATATGAATACCTCTTCACTAACCTGGGGAACGAGTTTCACACACAGGTAGGTGACCAACACATACGGATATGAATACCTCTTCACTAACCTGGGGAACGAGTTTCACACACAGGTAGGTGACCAACACATACGGATATGAATACCTCTTCACTAACCTGGGGAACGAGTTTCACACACAGGTAGGTGACCAACACATATGGATATGAATACCTCTTCACTAACCTGGGGAACGAGTTCCACACACAGGTAGGTGACCAACACATACGGATATGAATACCTCTTCACTAACCTGGGGAACGAGTTCCACACACAGGTAGGTGACCAACACATACGGATATGAATACCTCTTCACTAACCTGGGGAACGAGTTCCACACACAGGTAGGTGACCAACACATACGGATATGAATACCTCTTCACTAACCTGGGGAACGAGTTCCACACACAGGTAGGTGACCAACACATACGGATATGAATACCTCTTCACTAACCTGGGGAACGAGTTCCACACACAGGTAGGTGACCAACACATATGGATATGAATACCTCTTCACTAACCTGGGGAACGAGTTTCACACACAGGTAGGTGACCAACACATACGGATATGAATACCTCTTCACTAACCTGGGGAACGAGTTCCACACACAGGTAGGTGACCAACACATACGGATATGAATACCTCTTCACTAACCTGGGGAACGAGTTCCACACACAGGTAGGTGACCAACACATATGGATATGAATACCTCTTCACTAACCTGGGGAACGAGTTTCACACACAGGTAGGTGACCAACACATATGGATATGAATACCTCTTCACTAACCTGGGGAATGAGTTTCACACACAGGTAGGTGACCAACACATATGGATATGAATACCTCTTCACTAACCTGGGGAACGAGTTTCACACACAGGTAGGTGACCAACACATATGGATATGAATACCTCTTCACTAACCTGGGGAACGAGTTTCACACACAGGTAGGTGACCAACACATATGGATATGAATACCTCTTCACTAACCTGGGGAATGAGTTCCACACACAGGTAGGTGACCAACACATACGGATATGAATACCTCTTCACTAACCTGGGGAACGAGTTCCACACACAGGTAGGTGACCAACACATACGGATATGAATACCTCTTCACTAACCTGGGGAACGAGTTCCACACACAGGTAGGTGACCAACACATATGGATATGAATACCTCTTCACTAACCTGGGGAACGAGTTTCACACACAGGTAGGTGACCAACACATATGGATATGAATACCTCTTCACTAACCTGGGGAATGAGTTTCACACACAGGTAGGTGACCAACACATATGGATATGAATACCTCTTCACTAACCTGGGGAACGAGTTTCACACACAGGTAGGTGACCAACACATATGGATATGAATACCTCTTCACTAACCTGGGGAACGAGTTTCACACACAGGTAGGTGACCAACACATATGGATATGAATACCTCTTCACTAACCTGGGGAATGAGTTCCACACACAGGTAGGTGACCAACACATATGGATATGAATACCTCTTCACTAACCTGGGGAACGAGTTTCACACACAGGTAGGTGACCAACACATACGGATATGAATACCTCTTCACTAACCTGGGGAACGAGTTTCACACACAGGTAGGTGACCAACACATACGGATATGAATACCTCTTCACTAACCTGGGGAACGAGTTCCACACACAGGTAGGTGACCAACACATACGGATATGAATACCTCTTCACTAACCTGGGGAACGAGTTCCACACACAGGTAGGTGACCAACACATACGGATATGAATACCTCTTCACTAACCTGGGGAACGAGTTCCACACACAGGTAGGTGACCAACACATATGGATATGAATACCTCTTCACTAACCTGGGGAACGAGTTTCACACACAGGTAGGTGACCAACACATACGGATATGAATACCTCTTCACTAACCTGGGGAACGAGTTTCACACACAGGTAGGTGACCAACACATATGGATATGAATACCTCTTCACTAACCTGGGGAATGAGTTTCACACACAGGTAGGTGACCAACACATATGGATATGAATACCTCTTCACTAACCTGGGGAACGAGTTCCACACACAGGTAGGTGACCAACACATACGGATATGAATACCTCTTCACTAACCTGGGGAACGAGTTCCACACACAGGTAGGTGACCAACACATACGGATATGAATACTCTTCACTAACCTGGGGAACGAGTTCCACACACAGGTAGGTGACCAACACttacctcttaaggatccgccccttttttcaatttccgcctaaaatgACCCAAATCTGTCTGTAGTTCAGGACCTGAAGcagggatatgcatattcttggtaccatttgaaaggaaacactttgaagtttgtggaaatgtgaaatgaatgtaggagaatataacacaatagatctgataaaagataatacaaagaagatTCCAtcttctttgaaatgcaagagaaaggccataatgtattattccagcccaggtgcaatttagattttggccactagatggcagcagtgtatgtgcaaagttttagactgatccaatgaaccattgcatttcttaaaaaaaacatgtatcaagactgcccaaatgtgcctaatttgtttattaataactttaagttcataattgtgcactctcctcaaacaatagcatggtattcttacactgtaatagctactgtaaattggacagtgcagttagattaacaagaatttaagctttctgccaatatcagatatgtctatgtcctgggaacgttcttgttacttacaacctcatgctaatcgcattagccttagttagctcaactgtcccgtggTGTGTTGTAGATTCATGTCAAGAGCCTGGACATGTTTAAGAAGATGCCAGAGATTCTGAGTCATGTGACCACGGATCGAGCCACTCAGATCCATGCCTGCCGTCACCCCAAGGTAACGCTGCTACACGCCCCCTTTCTCTTAGCAACCCCTAACCAATAGAAACATGTTGTTGTGTAGGAGGAGGAGTCCTAACCAATAGAAACATGTTGTTGTGTAGGAGGAGGAGTCCTAACCAATAGAAACATGTTGTTGTGTAGGAGGAGGAGTCCTAACCAATAGAAACATGTTGTTGTGTAGGAGGAGGAGTCCTAACCAATAGAAACATGTTGTTGTGTAGGAGGAGGAGTCCTAACCAATAGAAACATGTTGTGGTGTAGGAGGAGGAGTCCTAACCAATAGAAACATGTTGTTGTGTAGGAGGAGGAGTCCTAACCAATAGAAACATGTTGTGTAGGAGGAGGAGTCCTAACCAATAGAAACATGTTGTGGTGTAGGAGTCCTAACCAATAGAAACATGTTGTTGTGTAGGAGGAGGAGTTTGTGCGTGGCAGCAGACTGCCGTGTGGCTCCTCTGCATCAGATGGAACTCCTCTAAACATCATCAGTATCAAACCCTCCACCATGTGGtttggagagagaacacagaggacCAAGGTTATCGTCAGGTACACACactcagagaaacacacacacactcagagaaacacacacacactcacactcagagaaacacacacactcagagaaacacacacactcagagaaacacacacactcagagaaacacacacacactcagagaaacacactcagagaaacacacacactcagagaaacacacacactcagagaaacacacacacacactcagagaaacacacacacacactcagcgaaacacacacactcagagaaacacacacacacactcagagaaacacacacactcagagaaacacacacactcagagaaacacacacacacactcagagaaacacacacactcagagaaacacacacactcagagaaacacacacacactcagagaaacacacacactcagagaaacacacacacactcagagaaacacacagacactcagagaaacacacacacactcagagaaacactcacagaaacacactcagagagaaacacacacattatCTTACACAGATGTGTAATGTTTTCAGGACAGGCGCCAGTTCCTACAGAGCCTGCTTTTCCTTCCACTCATCCTACTCAGAGGTGAGACacctgtttgtgtctgtctgtctgcctgcctgtctgtccttcCACTCATCCAACTCAGAGGTGagacacctgtctgtctgcctgtctgcttttcCTTCCACTCATCCTACTCAGAGGTgagacacctgtctgtctgtctgcttttcCTTCCACTCATCCTACTCAGAGGTgagacgtctgtctgtctgtctgcctgcttttcCTTCCACTCATCCTACTCAGAGGTgagacacctgtctgtctgtctgcttttcCTTCCACTCATCCTACTCAGAGGTgagacgtctgtctgtctgtctgcctgcttttcCTTCCACTCATCCTACTCAGAGGTgagacacctgtctgtctgtctgtctctgcttttCCTTCCACTCATCCTACTCAGAGGTgagacacctgtctgtctgtctgcctgtctgtctgtctgcctgcttttcCTTCCACTCATCCTACTCAGAGGTgagacacctgtctgtctgtctgcttttcCTTCCACTCATCCTACTCAGAGGTGAAacacctgtctgtgtctgtctagctgtgtctgtctgtgtctgtctgcctgtctgtgtctgtatgtctgtctgcctgtctgtgtctgtctgtctgtctgcctgtctgtctctgtgtgtgatacTCTTCTCTTCTTCCTGTTTTCAGATCAAAGACTTCCTGTCTTATCTCCAGCCAATCAACATCTACCCCAGTGTCATTCCTATTGGCCGAACTCACGCTGATGTCACAGAGCTGTGAGCCAGTCACCCTCTACACACTGAATGTCTTCTCTACACCCCAACCCCCTTACACCCCAACCCCCTTACCCCCTAATACCCCAACCCCCTTACACCCTAATACCCCTACCCCCCAATACCCCAACCCCCTAATACCCCCGTACCCCCTAATACCCATACCCCCTTACACCATAATACCCTTACCCCCTAATACCATACCCCCTTACACCCTAATAACATACCCCTTACCCCCTAATACCCCTACCCCTTTACACCCTAATACCATACCCCCTTACACCCTAATACCCCTTTCCTCCCTAATACCCATACCCCATTACCCCCTAATACCCATACCCCTTTACCCCCTAATACCCATACCCCTTTACCCCCTAATACCCATACCCCTTTACACCCTAATACCCATACCTCCTTACCCCCTAAtacccatacctctttacccccTAATACCCATACCCCTTTACCCCCTAATACCCATACCCCTTTACCCCCTAATACCCATACCCCCTTACACCCTAATACCCATACCCCTTTACACCCTAATACCCCATTACCCATACCCCTTTACCCCCTAATACCCATACCCCTTTACCCCCTAATACCCATACCCCTTTACACCCTAATACCCATACCCCATTACACCCTAATACCCATACCCCTTTACCCCCTAATACCCCTTTACACCCTAATACCCATACCCCATTACCCCCTAATACCCATACCCCTTTACACCCTAATACCCATACCCCTTTACCCCCTAATACCCATACCCCTTTACACCCTAATACCCATACCCCTTTACACCCTAATACCCATACCCCTTTACCCCCTAATACCCATACCCCTTTACCCCCTAATACCCATACCCCTTTACACCCTAATACCCATACCCCTTTACACCCTAATACCCATACCCCTTTACACCCTAATACCCATACCCCTTTACCCCCTAATACCCATACCCCTTTACACCCTAATACCATACCCCTTTACACCCTAATACCCATACCCCTTTACACCCTAATACCCATACCCCATTACACCCTAATACCCATACCCCTTTACCCCCTAATACCCCTTTACACCCTAATACCCATACCCCATTACCCCCTAATACCCATACCCCTTTACACCCTAATACCCATACCCCTTTACACCCTAATACCCATACCCCTTTACCCCCTAATACCCATACCCCTTTACACCCTAATACCATACCCCTTTACACCCTAATACCCATACCCCTTTACACCCTAATACCCATACCCCTTTACACCCTAATACCCATACCCCATTACACCCTAATACCCATACCCCTTTACCCCCTAATACCCCTTTACACCCTAATACCCATACCCCATTACCCCCTAATACCCATACCCCTTTACACCCTAATACCCATACCCCTTTACACCCTAATACCCATACCCCTTTACCCCCTAATACCCATACCCCTTTACACCCTAATACCATACCCCTTTACACCCTAATACCCATACCCCTTTACACCCTAATACCCATACCCCTTTACACCCTAATACCCATACCCCTTTACACCCTAATACCCATACCCCTTTACCCCCTAATACCCATACCCCTTTACACCCTAATACCCATACCCCTTTACCCCCTAATACCCATACCCCTTTACACCCTAATACCCATACCCCTTTACCCCCTAATACCCATACCCCTTTACACCCTAATACCCATACCCCTTTACACCCTAATACCCATACCCCTTTACACCCTAATACCCATACCCCTTTACCCCCTAATACCCATACCCCTTTACACCCTAATACCCATACCCCCTTATACCCCTTTACACCCCTTTACCCATACCCCTTTACACCCTAATACCCATACCCCTTTACACCCTAATACCCATACCCCTTTACACCCTAATACCCATACCCCCATACCCCAACCCCCTAATACCCCAACCCCCTAATACCCCAATACCCATACCCCTTTACACCCTAATACCCATACCCCTTTACACCCCAATACCCTTACCCCCTAATACCCCAACCCCCTAATACCCCAATACCCATACCCCCTACTACCCCAACCCCCTTACacaacactatgaaacaaagttaaattatataaataatgatagtaaaaagctttgcagcactttaaattacattttgggaagAAAAGCCAACTCtgctccttcattcattgaatgatattgcaaactactttaatgactttttcattgacaagattagcaaacttagagatgacatgccagcaacaaacgctgacactacacatccaagtatatcggaccaaattatgaaagacaaggaTTGTACTTTTGAATTACGTAAAGTCagtgtctatcaacaatgacaagccaccagggtctgacaatctagatggaaaatgactgaggataatagcagacgatattgccactcctatttgccacatcttcattttaagcctactagaaggtgtgccctcaggcctggagggaagcgaTTCCCCTACCTAAGGATagcaaagccccctttactggctcaaatagcccaACAATCAGTCTCTTACCAACACTTAGTAaactttttggagaaaatggtgtttgaccagatacgatgctgtttcacagtaaacaaattgacaacagactttcagcttatagggaaggacattcaacaagcacagcacttacacagatgactgatgattggctaagagaaattgatgataaaatgattgtgggggctgtcttgttagacttcagtgcagcttttgacattattgatcacagtctgctgctggaaagacatatgtgttatggctttacaccccctgctatgatgtggataaagagttacctgtctaacagaatacagagggtgttctttaagcctctccaacataatccaggtagaatcaggaattccccagggcagctgtctaggccccttacttgtTTCAATCTtaactaacgacatgccactgactgagtaaagccagagtgtctatgtatgtggatgactcaacactgtacacgtcagttactacagagactgaaatgacagcaacactcaacaaagagctgcagttagtttcagagtgggtggcaaggaataagttagccctaaatatttctaaaactaaaagcattgtatttggaacaaaacactcactaaaccctaaacctcaactacaattcaccacaggtggactccaattaaatatcaaggatgatcaatggaaacaagatgcacctgagctctattttgagtctcatatcaaagggtctgaatactaatcaGGCCCTGATGTGAATCAGCTTTCTGTGTAGATGCATTAAATCATTGTTTTcctccattgtagaataaggctgtaacgtaacaaactgtggaacgagggaaggggtctgaatactttccaaatgcactgcattTGTTACCGTATTGTGTGAATGTGTAACTGTATGTCTCCAGGTTGAAGTCTATGTGTAGGGACGTGTCCTCTCCAGCTGTGATCTACAGACCTCTGGGAACACTGAAACgcaccagaccagagcagcaCACCCACGGTGAGACTCTCTCTCCTGACCACAGCCAGCTGCCCCAACCATACCTTCTACATTATTTCACTGTTTGGTGATTGGCTCTGTTGTTTATATCAGATGTGGACCGTGCTGATTGGCTGTTTGAGGGGGCGGACCTGGCCCCTGTCAGGAAGAGGGTGATGATGCAGGAGGCCACACCCACAACGCTCCCTAACCCTCCCGACGAACCTCtacccctaacacacacacctctcatcaCAGGAGACTACATGGACTGTACCGAatctaatgatgatgatgatgaggaggagagagacctggaggaagatgagagaggtggggaggagagagacgaggggTCTGTATCTAATTCTGGCACCCCTCCTCGCTGGGAGGAGTTTTTCACCACGGAGATACTGACGGACAGCCAGACCAGCCAACCAAACTCCTGCTCTCACACAAGCCCCTCCCACTCCACACTCACAGGCTCCCAGACCCCAGAGCTGTTTGTTGATGACTCCGCCAAACTCCCCTCGCCGTCAATTCCTCTCTCGGCTGGGCGAGGCCCGAGTCAGGCTGACAGCATGCTCATCCAATCAGAAGACCGGTGTCAGGGAGATGCATTGACCAATCTGGATGCTGGGGGGGAGGAGAGTGGCAGCCACACTCACCAATCAGAGCCAACGGAGTCTCAGGTGTCATCGGACTTTGACATCCCGTCTACGCCGGATTCACACACACCTGGACCAGACGACCTCAGCGATCTGTACAGGAGACTGGCCGCTGGAGAGGAATTGGTCATCAGCACAGGAAGTCAGTCCCTCTGACCAGGTCTAACTCTTTGTATATAGACAGAGGGAAGAGGTCATCAGGACAGGAAGTCAGTCCCTCTGACCATGTCTAACTCTTTGTATATAGACAGAGGGAAGAGGTCATCAGGACAGGAAGTCAGTCCCTCTGACCATGTCTAACTCTTTGTATATAGACAGAGGGAAGAGGTCATCAGGACAGGAAGTCAGTCCCTCTGACCATGTCTAACTCTTTGTATATAGGACAGAGGGAAGAGGTCATCAGGACAGGAAGTCAGTCCCTCTGACCATGTCTAACTCTTTGTATATAGGACAGGAAGTCAGTCCCTCTGACCATGTCTAACTCTTTGTAtatagacagaggggagaggtcatCAGGACAGGAAGTCAGTCCCTCTGACCATGTCTAACTCTTTGTATATAGGACAGAGGTCATCAGGACAGGAAATCAGTCCACCCACTAGTTTCTTCTGATTCACATCAATCACCTgaagcagaccagacccagctgctaatgCATTGGTGCCTATGGGAGAGCAGTCACCTGAAGCAGACCAAACCCAGCTGCTAATGCATTGGTGCCTATGGGAGAGCAATCACCTGAAGCAGACCAAACCCAGCTGCTAATGCATTGGTGCCTATGGGAGAGCAGTCACCTGAAGCAGACCAAACCCAGCTGCTAATGCATTGGTGCCTATGGGAGAGCAATCACCTGAAGCAGACCAAACCCAGCTGCTAATGCATTGGTGCCTATGGGAGAGCAATCACCTGAAGCAGACCAAACCCAGCTGCTAAtgcattggtgtctatgggagagcAGTCACCTGAAGCAGACCAAACCCAGCTGCTAATGCATTGGTGCCTATGGGAGAGCAGTCACCTGAAGCAGAGCGGAACTTTGTGGCCATGATATACAGTAGCTTAGTCATTTCCGAACCGGAGCACCCAATGCTCAGATCATTCCATCCaggtgactactttaaaatggtggtaGCCCTCAATGTCCAGGTTATATGTAAGAGGAGTCCATCTCTGTTATAGTTTCGATGGATGATTGTCAAGAACCCACAATAATTGTTTTCGGGTGAGAAAGACGACTTGATGAATGCATATATACGATTTCCTGTGTGGCGCCGTACGCTAATCTACACAGACCTTACCCATGCTCTACTTTGTTACAGAGACACCATAGCTATGCCCTACATACACACGTACCCTGCCAGCTGCACACCTGGCCTATCAGGGCTAAGAGAAACCACAGCTACTCCCCTCGACCACCCTGTGAAATGTTCAGTAGGGAAC
This is a stretch of genomic DNA from Salvelinus alpinus chromosome 11, SLU_Salpinus.1, whole genome shotgun sequence. It encodes these proteins:
- the dclre1c gene encoding protein artemis isoform X1, whose protein sequence is MSSFAGRMKEYPNMSLDRFDRENLHARAYFLSHCHKDHMKGLKGPLLKRKLKFSLTVKLYCSFVTKELLLSNPKYAFWEDHIVALELESPTLITLIDEASGEREELVVTLLPAGHCPGSVMFLVEGAQGTVLYTGDFRLAKGDSSRIELLHSGSRVKDIKSVYLDSTFYDPRFYQIPSRETCLHAIRGLVQDWVSRSVYHTVWLNCKAAYGYEYLFTNLGNEFHTQIHVKSLDMFKKMPEILSHVTTDRATQIHACRHPKEEEFVRGSRLPCGSSASDGTPLNIISIKPSTMWFGERTQRTKVIVRTGASSYRACFSFHSSYSEIKDFLSYLQPINIYPSVIPIGRTHADVTELLKSMCRDVSSPAVIYRPLGTLKRTRPEQHTHDVDRADWLFEGADLAPVRKRVMMQEATPTTLPNPPDEPLPLTHTPLITGDYMDCTESNDDDDEEERDLEEDERGGEERDEGSVSNSGTPPRWEEFFTTEILTDSQTSQPNSCSHTSPSHSTLTGSQTPELFVDDSAKLPSPSIPLSAGRGPSQADSMLIQSEDRCQGDALTNLDAGGEESGSHTHQSEPTESQVSSDFDIPSTPDSHTPGPDDLSDLYRRLAAGEELVISTGSQSL
- the dclre1c gene encoding protein artemis isoform X2 — its product is MSSFAGRMKEYPNMSLDRFDRENLHARAYFLSHCHKDHMKGLKGPLLKRKLKFSLTVKLYCSFVTKELLLSNPKYAFWEDHIVALELESPTLITLIDEASGEREELVVTLLPAGHCPGSVMFLVEGAQGTVLYTGDFRLAKGDSSRIELLHSGSRVKDIKSVYLDSTFYDPRFYQIPSRIHVKSLDMFKKMPEILSHVTTDRATQIHACRHPKEEEFVRGSRLPCGSSASDGTPLNIISIKPSTMWFGERTQRTKVIVRTGASSYRACFSFHSSYSEIKDFLSYLQPINIYPSVIPIGRTHADVTELLKSMCRDVSSPAVIYRPLGTLKRTRPEQHTHDVDRADWLFEGADLAPVRKRVMMQEATPTTLPNPPDEPLPLTHTPLITGDYMDCTESNDDDDEEERDLEEDERGGEERDEGSVSNSGTPPRWEEFFTTEILTDSQTSQPNSCSHTSPSHSTLTGSQTPELFVDDSAKLPSPSIPLSAGRGPSQADSMLIQSEDRCQGDALTNLDAGGEESGSHTHQSEPTESQVSSDFDIPSTPDSHTPGPDDLSDLYRRLAAGEELVISTGSQSL